One window from the genome of Pyrobaculum ferrireducens encodes:
- a CDS encoding MGMT family protein, with translation MEAVELEYRSVLATLYWKILSDLDDVAVVYEVSPSCTALASSLLTLLIDKGAKARAVRRSDLNHPLDHVFVAMGPYREGLGEEVLEVLRLVRRVAVVHTPAYYAAEEMAGFPEAIRRVEVRYAARELPDVVTYYRVVARNGALEKAVIGEERITGVKMEVIRRYEAEKMALSY, from the coding sequence GTGGAGGCCGTGGAGTTGGAATACCGCTCCGTGCTCGCCACGCTCTACTGGAAAATACTCAGCGATCTCGACGACGTGGCGGTGGTTTACGAAGTCTCGCCGAGTTGCACGGCGCTGGCCTCGTCGCTACTTACACTGCTGATAGACAAGGGGGCGAAGGCGCGCGCCGTTAGACGATCGGATTTAAACCACCCCCTCGACCACGTCTTCGTAGCTATGGGGCCGTATAGAGAGGGGCTTGGGGAGGAGGTGCTCGAAGTGCTACGCCTAGTGAGGCGGGTGGCAGTGGTCCACACCCCAGCCTACTACGCGGCTGAGGAAATGGCGGGCTTCCCCGAGGCCATTAGGAGGGTAGAGGTGAGGTACGCCGCAAGAGAGCTACCCGACGTCGTGACCTACTACAGAGTAGTGGCTAGAAACGGGGCGTTGGAAAAAGCTGTAATAGGGGAGGAGAGGATTACGGGTGTAAAAATGGAGGTCATCCGGAGGTACGAGG
- a CDS encoding NAD(P)/FAD-dependent oxidoreductase, whose protein sequence is MKSIVIVGGGVGGIFTANKLASKLASEIRREEVSITVVEPQDRQVYQPGFLYVPFKELTPDVMFKPVSKLLSPLAKVEREPAAKIDMSAKKVVLQSGKEVKYDYLVVATGSVVKTQAFPGFGEAWHTFWVLEGAKRLREALRRFNGGTIVFSVTSTPYKCPVAPYEFLGLLNDYLMATGLRAKTKVIFTTVAPHLHAQPQINKFLEETLKMWGFDYKTKFQVNAIEPGKISGSEELKADLIIAVPPHGGEEVVIKSGIGDQAGWIPVDRYTLQIQAQGATGAEYAIGDATNLPVPKAGSVAHFQSEVVSSRIAEEIQLGYSDTRYDGRVICFILTGFEEATVVSWNYENPAKYPPPPSRFFTRLKDMTNYSIWSVLRCGL, encoded by the coding sequence ATGAAGTCCATTGTGATAGTTGGCGGCGGAGTAGGCGGGATATTCACAGCCAACAAGCTGGCGTCTAAACTGGCCTCTGAAATTAGAAGGGAGGAGGTGTCCATTACAGTTGTAGAGCCGCAGGACAGGCAGGTGTACCAGCCTGGCTTTCTGTACGTGCCGTTTAAAGAACTTACGCCCGACGTCATGTTTAAGCCCGTCTCAAAGCTCCTCTCCCCGCTTGCAAAGGTGGAGAGAGAGCCGGCAGCTAAGATAGACATGTCTGCTAAAAAAGTGGTGCTTCAAAGCGGAAAGGAGGTGAAGTACGACTACCTAGTAGTGGCCACCGGCTCTGTCGTGAAGACGCAGGCGTTCCCGGGCTTCGGCGAGGCTTGGCACACGTTTTGGGTGCTGGAGGGCGCCAAGCGGCTGAGAGAGGCGCTTAGGAGGTTTAACGGGGGGACGATAGTATTCTCAGTAACTTCGACGCCTTATAAATGCCCCGTGGCGCCCTACGAGTTTCTAGGCCTGCTCAACGACTATCTGATGGCAACGGGTCTTAGGGCCAAGACGAAAGTCATCTTCACCACAGTGGCGCCGCACCTCCACGCCCAGCCCCAGATAAACAAATTCCTTGAAGAGACGTTGAAAATGTGGGGCTTTGACTACAAGACTAAGTTCCAGGTAAACGCCATTGAGCCGGGCAAGATTTCGGGGTCTGAGGAGCTGAAGGCAGATCTTATAATAGCTGTGCCGCCGCACGGCGGGGAGGAGGTGGTGATTAAGTCCGGCATCGGGGACCAGGCCGGGTGGATTCCGGTGGATAGATACACACTGCAGATACAGGCTCAGGGCGCCACTGGAGCGGAGTACGCAATTGGCGACGCCACGAACCTGCCCGTGCCCAAGGCTGGCTCCGTGGCGCATTTCCAGAGCGAGGTGGTTTCGTCGAGAATCGCCGAGGAGATCCAGCTGGGCTACTCCGACACTAGGTACGACGGACGTGTAATCTGCTTTATCCTTACCGGATTCGAGGAGGCCACCGTGGTGTCTTGGAATTACGAAAACCCCGCTAAATACCCGCCGCCGCCCAGCAGATTCTTCACTAGACTCAAGGACATGACTAACTACTCCATCTGGTCGGTCCTGCGCTGTGGGCTATGA
- a CDS encoding DUF1641 domain-containing protein, which produces MSEEKVEKLIELLQQDKVQDALISIVQNIDVVKELVNTLYDFKRSGVLDDLLNAAASLRFFTEGLLTREFIERVAKLQEVALIAGSNLAMDSSKIDCLTYALATAEDAKPVGLFGLLNALRDPEVQKGLGFLIAVLKKLGSCQK; this is translated from the coding sequence ATGAGCGAGGAAAAGGTGGAAAAACTCATAGAGCTACTCCAGCAGGACAAGGTCCAGGACGCCTTGATCTCCATTGTGCAGAACATTGACGTAGTTAAGGAGCTTGTGAATACGTTGTACGACTTCAAGAGAAGCGGCGTGCTTGACGACCTGCTCAACGCCGCGGCGTCGCTTAGGTTCTTCACCGAGGGCCTCCTCACGAGGGAGTTCATTGAGAGGGTAGCGAAGCTACAGGAGGTGGCGTTGATAGCGGGGAGCAACCTCGCCATGGACAGCTCCAAGATCGACTGCCTCACCTACGCCCTTGCCACGGCAGAGGACGCGAAGCCCGTTGGTCTATTCGGCCTCCTCAACGCCTTGAGAGATCCAGAGGTGCAGAAGGGCCTGGGCTTCCTCATAGCTGTGTTGAAGAAACTCGGAAGCTGTCAGAAATAG
- a CDS encoding helix-turn-helix domain-containing protein — protein sequence MLRLTATAKLVIHYMALRHLVDGVPYVTFKELVQRLGVSERRLRSVMQELRQVGLVEAYMDPSRGRSLLYRLAFSNFDFDAPRVEPGLYYIDLPRGAKIPNDLTFRAYSIIRASQLLLYSLPSPGEKSCLG from the coding sequence ATGCTTAGGCTTACGGCCACGGCTAAGCTAGTTATTCACTACATGGCGCTTAGGCACCTCGTCGACGGCGTCCCATACGTCACTTTCAAAGAGCTAGTCCAGAGGCTGGGGGTGTCCGAGAGGAGGCTTAGGTCAGTTATGCAGGAGCTACGCCAAGTAGGTCTCGTAGAGGCCTACATGGACCCCTCGAGGGGCAGGTCCCTCCTGTATAGACTTGCGTTTAGCAACTTCGACTTCGACGCCCCGAGGGTGGAGCCGGGGCTGTACTACATAGATCTGCCGCGGGGCGCCAAGATACCAAACGACCTCACCTTTAGGGCCTACTCCATCATAAGGGCCTCCCAGCTACTGCTCTACAGCCTACCTTCGCCCGGAGAAAAGTCTTGTTTAGGCTGA
- a CDS encoding MutS-related protein, with product MDCKTIFATSLGVVAYLARLGLPVSASEARLPFFNKILTAYPVEEGEQVSKLERDVIRAWEILRVADENTLVIANELFINTTSEEGTKLSRLFLDEVAKRGAYCLYVTFFSEVAKLGYVVSLVTAPDPGDPEKPSYKIVPGSPPSEYMAVRIAKKHSLEYNKIIGVVR from the coding sequence TTGGACTGTAAGACCATTTTCGCGACCTCGCTTGGCGTTGTGGCTTATTTGGCGCGGCTAGGGCTCCCGGTGTCTGCGTCGGAGGCAAGGCTACCGTTTTTTAACAAGATATTAACTGCGTATCCGGTGGAGGAAGGTGAACAAGTCAGCAAACTTGAGCGCGATGTAATACGCGCCTGGGAGATATTGCGGGTGGCTGACGAAAACACCTTGGTAATAGCCAACGAGCTCTTTATAAACACGACCTCGGAGGAGGGGACTAAGCTCTCTAGGCTATTTCTCGATGAAGTTGCGAAAAGAGGCGCCTACTGCCTATATGTGACTTTCTTCTCCGAGGTGGCTAAACTAGGCTACGTAGTAAGCTTAGTGACCGCTCCCGATCCTGGAGATCCCGAAAAGCCGTCCTATAAGATAGTGCCGGGATCTCCGCCTTCTGAGTACATGGCGGTTAGAATCGCGAAGAAACATAGCCTTGAATATAACAAAATCATCGGCGTGGTGAGATGA